The genomic window CGCCTATGTCCTTGATCCAGCCGCGCATCGCGGCGGCAAGCTTTTCGTCATTGCCGAGAATCAGCGCCGTGCCGCCGATCTGGCGCCCGGCGATCGGTTGCGGCCGTTCGTCGGTCAGGTCCGGAGTGGCCGGGCCAGGGCGGGGGAGGATGAAGTCGGGTGCTGTCGGCGGGACGCGCAGCACAGGCCGCCCGCGAGAGAACTCGGCAACGGTGCCCGTCGCGGGGCGTTGATCGAAGCTGTCCCGCATCGTCTGCAACCTTTTCCCGATTCGGCCACCCGCCGTAACCGACATGAGCCAGCAATAACATCTATCAGCAATTCATACTATTATTTTGATACTTTTTAAATTGCAAGCCTCAATCAGCGGTTGAACGCCGATGCCCTGCCGAAAGCACCGGACGCCGCAAGGCCGGGGTCAGGCTTCGGGCGTGGGATGCACGGCGCAAAGGTAGTGGCGGTGATTGTCGCGGGCGACCACCAGACCCAGCTTGAACGCGGCGAACGAGACCGGATTGCGCAGGGTCACGTCGCAGACCATCATGCATTCGGTGGTCAGATCGCTGCGCGAAACGAAAGAAGACAGCAGAATCACCGGCACGTCAGGGGCGACGCGGCGGACCTCGAAGCCGAAATCGACGATCGCTTCGGCGTCGCCCAGATCGTCGCAATCCACCACGGCCAGCGCCGGGCCGCGCCCCGGCCGGGCCAGCCAGCCCAGCGCGACATCTGCCTGCGCCGTCATGACCCCGAGCCCGCCGAAGCTGTCGATCCATATGCTGACCTGCCGCATGTCCTGGACGCCCCCCCCCACCAGCAGCACGGTGACGCCCGTCAGGTCGGGCACCGGATCGGGACCGAAATCGCGCGATGGCACAACGGCCGCCCGCCCCGGCGCCTGCGGCAGATCCGGCATGTGCCTGTCGTGGGAACTTCTGGGCACCTCGATTTTTGACTGTTTTCGCGGCAACGGCATAGCAGGTTCTGCCCGAAGCGCGGCAGCGACCTTCAGCTGACCGATTGTTGCCTTGGTTTTTATGATCTGCCGCCCATTTCGCCTCGCGGACCTTCGGTTCAGGGCCGTTTTTAGCGATGCGCGGGGCGATCTGCGTCCTTGGCCGACCGTTTTCAGGCTGGGTGCGGGTTGATGCGACCCAGTTGGCCGAGGCGGCGCATGTTGTAGGCGAGATTCTTCATGCCGACTTTGGCCTTCGCCCGCACCAAGCCGATGGTGCGCACCAGGGTGCCGCCCATGTCGTTGGCCTGCGCGCCGAAGATGTGCTCAACCCGGACCCGCACGGTGGATTTGGTGCGGTTGCTGCCCTTGGCCTGGTCGGTCAGCGGCTTGCCCCGATTGCCCTTGCGGTGGATGTGGCTTTTCAGTTTTAAGGCGCGGAGTTTGGCCTCCATCTCCTCGGACCGATAAGCAGCATCCGCCCACACGCCAGACCCGGTGTTGCCCTGCATCAGCAGATGATCCACTGCCTGGCTGTCATGCACAGCGGCGTCGGTGACGTGGTAGCGCCGGACCAGCTTATGCGTGCGGTCCACATTCACATGGTTCTTGTAGCCGTAGTGGCTCTTGCCGTGCTTTTTCGTCCAACGTGCGTCCACATCCTTTTGCACCCGTTTCGCTGGCTTATCAGCCCAATCCTCGGGGACCTCGCCCTTCTTGATCGTTGCGTTTTCATCGCGCGTGTTGTGATTGCGCGGCACCGGCACGATGGAGGCGTCCAGGATCTGACCGCCGCGCGCAATGTAGCCCCGCCGCGCCAAATGACCGTCAAACAACCCGAACAACTCCTCCACCTTGCCGGCCTGCGCCAGCGCATCGCGATACAGCCACACCGTCTTGGCGTCGGGCACCCGGTCACCAAGGCCCAACCCCAGGAAGCGCATAAAGGAAAGCCGGTCGCGGACCTGATATTCGATCTGATCATCCGACAGGTTGTAAAGCGCGCTCAGAACCAGCGTCTTGAACATCAGCACCGCATCTATCGGCTTGCGCCCCGCGCGGGACTTGCGATCCGCAACAGGCTTGCGCCAGACCCGCTCAAGAGCCGGACGAAACTCCTCCCACGGCACGACGGCATCAATTTCGACCAGCGGATCCCTTTTGGCATCGAGGCTCGCGTAACGGTCCGAAAGATCGAAAAAACCCATCTGCGCCATCGTTGCATCCCCAATGCCAGTTCACTGTCTCACCATACCGAAGTGCGGGGGATGGGGCAATTTATAGAGGTGCCCTTCTGCTTTGAACCGCTTCCATGATGCCTCCGCAACGATGACGGTCAGGCCCGCCATGACGCGAACGCCATTCCTGACAACTCCAGCGTCCGCCCTTCGCGGCATGTTGTCAATTTGATCTATTTGGGTCGGCGGAAGTCCGCGAATCGGCTCCGGTCGGGGGCCTCGGGCGGCCAAATCATCAGAACGTGATCCGGAATGCGTCATATCGCCCGATGCGCCCATTGACCCTGCCCGGAAAAGGCTGCGACCCTGTGCGCGGCCTGAAGAATCGGGGGGTGTCACGGGGCGTTTCGTCGGCTTCCGACTGATTCGCTGCGGCCACGAAACCCGGCTTTGCCGCATGACGCCCGAAAGGCGGCCCCCGTGGCTGTCTCAGGGCGGGCATGACGGGGAGGCCGCCGAATAATTCCGCCGTCACCGGAACTTCGTCGGGGCAGCAACGTTGGTACCGATGACATGACTTACACGGCTGATGCCGTCCCTTTCCGGCAGGGCCCGGGCAGCCGACGCACACCAATCAGAAACATGCCTCCTGGAACGGGCTCCGGCCCGTCAGAGGCAAAGGCCTGCAGGTAGAAGATGAAGCGATCCCTTACCCCCGCCGCTGCCGTGGCATCCCCCCAGCGCGACCGTGGCGTGACGATGGCCGTCTTGCTTCTGCAGGTGACCCGATGAACCGGACGGATGACGAACAGGGCAGGCTTGCCGCGCTGCTGCGCTACGAGGTGCTGGATACCGGGCCGGAGGAGGAGTTCGACATCGCCAGCGAACTGGCGCGGTCGATCTTTGCCGTGCCGATGGCCGCCATCGTGCTGATCGACCGCACAAGGCTGTGGTTCAAGTCGCGCCCCGGATTGCTGATCGCCCATACCCCGCGCGAAACCTCGTTCTGCGCCCAGACGATCCGCCAGATGGGCGTGATGGTGATCGAGGATGCGGCGAACGATCCGCGGTTCCGCAACAATCCCTTTGTGACCGGTTCGCCCGGCATCCGCTGCTACATGGGCGCGCCCCTGACGACCCCCGACGGCTACAACGTCGGCACCTTCTGCATCCTGGACACCATCCCGAGGGATTTCAGCGACATCGACCGCGAAGTGATGGCCGGTCTGGCCCGGCTGACGGTGTCGCATCTGGAACTGCGCATGATCTCGAACGAGGATGTGCAGACCGGGGCGACCTCGCGCCGGGGGTTCCTGAAGGTGCTTGACGACGAGCTTGAAAAGTGCAGGCGCTACCGGCTTGCGGCGTCGCTCGTGGTGTTCGACATCGACCGGCTGGGCGAACTGAACGCGGCCCACGGGCAGGCGGCGGCCAACGCGGTGATCGCGGCCGCCGCAAAGGCGGTGCGCGACGTGCTGCGCAAGGGCGACACGCTGGGCCGGACCGGCGGCGGCAAGTTCGCCGTGCTGCTGACCGGCGCGCATGGCGAGGAAGCCCTGCAGGCCGCCGAACGCTTCCGCAGCGAGATTGCGACTGCCAGGGTTGCCGAAGACCCGTCGCTGTCCTTTACCGCAAGCTTCGGCGTTCTGCCGATGTCGGAGGCCTTCAACTCGGCGCAGGACTGGCTGGCGGCGGCGCAGAGTCTGGTGGAGCGCGCCAAGGATGCCGGCCGCAACCGCAGCGTGATGGACACCAGGGTGTCGGCCGGGCCCGCGACGACCAACCGGAACCGGATGAACTGACGCACGGGCGGCCACCCTCCCCGAAGCCGGCCGGGTGCCGCGACGAAACCGGAAGACAAAAGGTCTCAC from Paracoccaceae bacterium Fryx2 includes these protein-coding regions:
- a CDS encoding diguanylate cyclase; the encoded protein is MNRTDDEQGRLAALLRYEVLDTGPEEEFDIASELARSIFAVPMAAIVLIDRTRLWFKSRPGLLIAHTPRETSFCAQTIRQMGVMVIEDAANDPRFRNNPFVTGSPGIRCYMGAPLTTPDGYNVGTFCILDTIPRDFSDIDREVMAGLARLTVSHLELRMISNEDVQTGATSRRGFLKVLDDELEKCRRYRLAASLVVFDIDRLGELNAAHGQAAANAVIAAAAKAVRDVLRKGDTLGRTGGGKFAVLLTGAHGEEALQAAERFRSEIATARVAEDPSLSFTASFGVLPMSEAFNSAQDWLAAAQSLVERAKDAGRNRSVMDTRVSAGPATTNRNRMN
- a CDS encoding IS5 family transposase, whose protein sequence is MAQMGFFDLSDRYASLDAKRDPLVEIDAVVPWEEFRPALERVWRKPVADRKSRAGRKPIDAVLMFKTLVLSALYNLSDDQIEYQVRDRLSFMRFLGLGLGDRVPDAKTVWLYRDALAQAGKVEELFGLFDGHLARRGYIARGGQILDASIVPVPRNHNTRDENATIKKGEVPEDWADKPAKRVQKDVDARWTKKHGKSHYGYKNHVNVDRTHKLVRRYHVTDAAVHDSQAVDHLLMQGNTGSGVWADAAYRSEEMEAKLRALKLKSHIHRKGNRGKPLTDQAKGSNRTKSTVRVRVEHIFGAQANDMGGTLVRTIGLVRAKAKVGMKNLAYNMRRLGQLGRINPHPA